AGGAGACATATTGATGATGGACATCAAAATAGAGAAAGGAAAATAATGCAAACATCTCAACCATTATCCATAATAAATGAAGCTCATTCCTTTCTAGGTACAAATTCGAAAGCCAATAAATCAACTTCCCCTAGTAAGAAGGACGGAGAGTACACTTGCCTGAAGCACAATGGAGTTGATGACATCTGCATATCTCACTGCCAGATTCAATGACATACATCTAGCTGGTGCAATAGCAAAGCACCTTATTCTTTTCCTGTCAATATTGCCCAGTCTGTCACGATTTTGTGCTACTACCATTGTTAATAACGCTGCTACACCTGACCCAAGTGAATGTCCAGTGAAAGTCAAGGTATAGTTTGGATATTTCTCCAGCAATTGCCTCAAGATTTCACATTCTGTATTTAACACCAATCCAGCCGCTTTTAATAACCCATTGTGAACATATCCACCGTCATATTTCCTTTTACCCAGCTTATTGTCCAACAAGACTGCATAATCACTATGCTTCGCCAAATCAAGACCTCTAATAGCGAGAACTATGTCAGCATGTTCATGATCCAGATATAAGAGATATGGTGGTACTCGGCCACCGGTATCTGGATAGTTTTTCTTCACAATTAAGCAATCTGGATTAATTCCATATCCTTCAGGTGGTTCCCACTGAGGTTGTCTAAGATCATCTTCGTATACGGCCAATATGTATCGGCAGAGCCTAGGAACAGGTTCAAATTCTTCAGCTGTGGCAAGGCCCCAAGTTTCGCTGTCATGCCCTGCACTGTGGAGGCACCGCTTCCATGCCCAGCGGGCACATGCTACACAGTATACACATTCAAGGAGAGGGGGTAAACCACAGAGAACTGACATTATTACTTAGAGCCTATGCATCAAACCATTGAGAAAGAATGCCCTTGAGTATATATCCAGCATAAGCAAGGAAAAAATCTGCAATGTCAAGATAGCAGATTATAAGTTCAAAGATGTCTTAACATAAATGCCACAAGACCCACAACTTAGATGAGTAGTTCACAATCATATAAACAaatatcaatcaatcaactagGTTAAAAGTCgggttctttttttcttttttaaaagaaaaactgAGAAAGCTAGTTGGGGTTGGCTATATGAATTTTTTATATCCACTCCAATTACAATTGAGCTCATTTCATTCGAACATTACCGAATTGTCTTTACAGTTAAATTGGGAGTTTGCTAAAACTAGAGATGTCTTGTATCTTATTTAGAGGTAAAATGGGAGTTTGCTAAAACTAGAGAATCTTACAATTATCTCTAACTAAACAAAAGAGACTTATTCCTACAGTGATATTCATATCCATGCTAAGAGTATCTAATTTGGTGccgaaaaataaatttaaaactaTGCAAGTTGTACATGTATCAAGAATGCTGAAAATACAAGAATTTGATTCTATAAAGAGCCTTCTTCACATTTCATTGGTACCCAGTAACATGAACTATGATTAGGGGGGAAAAAGAGAgaggagaaaatggaaagagCAATAAAAAGATTAACAGCTTTAGCTCTGCAACATTAAACATTAGCTGAATTGGTCCATCTACCTTAGGGCTAGTGTGCAATTGAACACGTTGTAATACCTAAAGAAAGCAGAATAGGCATAGAATTGACACGCCCAAGTAGCAGATTCAGGTAATGATCAAGAAAACGAACAAACTGAGAATTAAAAGGAGGGAGAATTCTGGAGTCAACGCCGTGAATTCTCACTTCTCAGTTCTCAGCAGTCAGCACCCTCcccctgcttcttcttcttttttttggccagaataataatcaaggaaattgcacAAACTTAGCCTCGTTATCAGGACATATGTGTACCAATCATTGCTGAGTTGTAGTATGTAGTGGCTTATGAGCTAGCTGAAAGTCAAAATTTGGACTCGGCTAATAACGTGGCGAGTATTTTTAAGGCCGAGATGTTGTCTTCACTTTTGCTCCTTCACCGACCGTAGTTATAATCGTTCATCACGTGTTTGGTGTTTTCGTTGTCCTTTTTCACTCGTGTTTTTTCCCTGTTCTCCGGAAGTGGATTTAGGGAAAAAGGGAAACTGGAAAAATattgaaaaggagaaaaagagaaaactcTAATAATGTAGAATTTTTTATAGTGTCCacttctccttttctatttaatTCCAATTTAAAAGGAGATGAAAACGGACAGGAAAATgaaaattatataaatgtttcTAGTTAATTTAGCATATGATTTGTAGTGTCCACTTCTCCTATCGATTTAATTCCAATTTAAAAGGAGATTGACAAcaaataggaaaagaaaaattatataaatgttttTAGTTAATTTAGCATATGAGAAAAAATTATCTAAATTTTTTGTTATAATTTGAACCCTAATTTTCCACAACTTTCGCCCACATAATTGATTATAAGATCACACCATTTGGTGCAGACAAAAACAATTATATTCATATGCCTCTTTATGCACATTGACCTACTTTGATGTTTTATTCTGCAACGATAAACTTGAAAGGAGAAAACTAAATATTTGTAGGATCTTTTTTGAACGGGCATTTATGAAACTTCAAAAAAGGCTGATAGCCCGTTTGGTCAAGCTGCAAAAATTAACTTATTTTGTGTAGTGCGTtttcttaaaagtatttttctcaacaatatttttggtgagaatcagtttgtgtttggctaattaatttaaaaaatatttctgagcagcaattagtgtttgaccaaggtttaaaaaactgtttctaagtatattaaaaagtacttttgaagataagctacttttttctgcttctcaaaaactgtttctgcttttcttcaaaagcactttttttcctttcaaaagcttggtcaaacaccttaattttagaaagaaaaaaacacttttgacaaaaaaaaaaaaaaaaaattgggagaGATTGTGTATGCCTAGGTCATCAGGAGGATTGAACAtcattaatttttatatatgGAATAGAGCTGCAATTTGTTTACTTTTTGGGGCATTATCGGACACAATATGGATTCAATAGGTGCATAACTTCACACTATAGATTCAATGGGTGCATAACTTCTATATAAAAAAGGGAGAGACCTAACAGTTTTACCAACTCCTAAACAAGTCAGCTGGAGCAATATATTGGATGCTAGAAAGTGGTTTCTTAATAGAGCATGAACTTTGGGACAGCTCTGCAGACTTATTGCTGGAAGGGAGTTCTCAAAACAGTCTCAGAAGGTCCAGAGGAAAAGCATGAAACCAGGTCTAATGCCAAGACGCCAGTTTATCCTATGGCTAACTGTTCAAGGAAGATTATCTACGGTTGATATACTAGAAAAGTGAAAAATTCAAGCTCCTAAAGAATGTAGGAGTAGAGGATACTCTGTCACATCTCTTTTTCACATGTACCTACTCCAAATACATATTTGGTGCTCCCTGTTGAGTTGGACGGGAGAACCAACAAGGGTTGTGGTGGAGTGGTAAGTACTCATTCATCCTTAATCAAAGATCTCGGGTTTGAGGCATGAGTATGGAATTAACTTTGTTAGGGAGCGTTTTACCTACTTCCCGGAGTGAATTCGAATTTAGTCATGCCACGATGCGGGTACCGGACACCGAGTAAGAAACAAAAAAAGAGTTTGGATGGGAGAAAGCATATAGATGGGAAGCTGGGACGATGAAGTGCACTAGTTATCGAAAAGGATAAATAACAACAGAGCTAGGGTATGGATATTGAACTTCTTATTTGTTGTCTCAGTTTATTACATCTGGAATGAAAGGAATACTAGAAGATTTCAAGGGGTTCAAAGAGAAAGCAATAGCAGGCTGAAGGAGATTGCCATTCAAGTACACATCACAGAGCAAATGAAAATAATTACTTGATAAATTAAATAGATATCATGCGTAAGAGTAGATTGATGAATAGTAATAATAGGACCCTGTgggatttatttaatataataacTACTATGTGAATAATCCAGTGGtatatttgattaaaaaaaagaagaaaaaaaagattgaTGAATATGCTATGTATCTCTTAGATAGAAATGGTTTCTTTCACGAGGTCTTAGATGTCTAGTTATAGAGTCCCACGAACTAGTAGATATACATTTGTATACCCttggttgatttttttatttttttttactttcgaCCAGGAAAAAAAGAACattgtatagggtaaaaatatGTTATGCTAAGTAATTGCATAAGAGAGTGACACGTGGAGTCGAAAGCAGATGATAGCTAAAATCGAAGACAATTGTTTCATTTATTACCGGAAAGAATGATGCTCATAAAGATGCAATAAATGTCTaccacccggtagcatttaatggagaatattctacagcatttaGTACATTGTCCGTTATAATAAATTTATCATTTATGCTCATCGTTACACACtcttcaatgaccctcataattgacattaaagagggGCATGATCCTgagaccttgttccctaggtgcaccTATAAATAGTGAGATCTATTGTCATTGTAAAAAGGACACAAATTTTCTAGCAAACTGACACTATAATCTATTCAAAACTTTATACAACTTTACCTTTTTactttttgatttcattattgttttgCCCGAAAGCCTTGCTCCCGGAATTACTGTTTCTATTATTTCGTCttcatttcaaggctaagtattgtatattttttCAATTCTTGTATTATTTCAGAatcgaattaattcacttgtctagaaaccatgtataaattcaactgtatctTTTATGGAtaaacaatttggcacccaccgtagggcctagacagtcgtgtaattaagttgatcattgtctcttttactaacgtgttttgattatttgttcttagcaaaaaatcacaaaaactgGCAGATAATGGTGTCAACAACACACACAATCCTGAGGCCCAAGGAAACCAGCCTCAGCACGatgattcaatcagtgacacccgcaatAAGGGAAACGATGCTATGCTGGTCCATGGCAGGCGGTACCCGCGACATGTTCGGGAGGCAACTCTCGTTGATGCTGAAATGGAGCATGTTGTTGAAGCGGTAAGGGTCCTGCAAGAGCAACAAGAggtcattctaggccatctcacacgGCAGGATAAGGTTATGATAGAAATAAAGCAGGTGTTGTCGGGTGCTTCCAATAACGCAAATGGACAAGGTCCAGTTGCTCCCGatgctcccgcaaatcaaacaacgTGGAGGGTCAACAACAACACCTCGAGGGGCGAGGTCGGCTCTGATGGGGCCGGGGGGAGTAGTTCTGGTCAAAACAATGAGAGCGATCCCTTCAAAAGTGAGCTCCTGCagtttatgagggaagtgaacgtccgcatggaccaaatcccgggTGCACCACGAGTGCTGAAAGGGCcagactcaaagaagtatactcagtTGCCGTATAAACCAAGCGCGGCACCAGAATTGATCCCGAAGCAGTTTAAAATGCACGACGTGccgaaatatgatgggacttcggaccctcaggagcatattaccacctatacaacgGCGGTGAATGAGAACGATTTAGCTCCCCACGAGAttgaacttgtcacgacccaaaatcccaaccggtcgtgatggcgcctatctcgatactaggcaagccgataatctcaataaaccaaaacttttctttaaggttgaaaatataatatttaaatataatacaaacactcatcaaaacctggtgtcactgagtacatgagcatctaatatgaatacaagtctggaaaaaatagtctataatagtctaagaccaaatacagtaaataaagagatagagaaggagagacaaggtctgcggaacacggcagctacctcaaaatctcctgaaaatcaaccgcgtgaaaggatcaacacccgttatgtccgggaatacctagatctgcacacgaagtgcagggtgtagtatgagtataaccaactcagcaagtaacaataataaataaggaactgaagataataacgagctacacagttatggttcatttccagtaattccagcaaagaatagacatgctatcaaatttggcagtttaatgtcaaatcaatttttatactgttcatgttcatgtaatccgtatatcaacaatctttcagagatttcacaacaatgacaaatagcaactaagtgcaacaaaaaatggaaatcaagtacaacctcttaggacaacaatcactcactcggctcccagccctcatcactcactctaaatgggtacccgcgctcactgggggtgtacagactccggaggggctcctacagcccaagcgttataatctgcacggacaactcacgtgccataatataaatatctggatccgcacggccaactccgaatctcagtaactgaggatggtctgggccaattttgaactgcctctattttcttcggatccaccttaataccttcactggacactatatgtcccaagaatgccaccgaactaagccagaactcacacttagagaatttgacataaagtttctcctctctcaacctctgtaatacaatacccaagtgttgtgcatgctcctcctagctacgtgagtacatcagaatatcatcaatgaataccacgacaaataaatcaagatatggctaaaatacactattcatcaaatgcataaatgttgttggggcgttggtttgcccaaaagacatcacaagaaattcatagtggccataacgagtcctgaatgccgtctttagaatatctgaatcccaaatttttaattggtgatacccagacctcaaatcaattttggagaacaccctcgctccttgaagctggtcaaataaatcatcaatacgcagcaattgatatttattcttgattgtaactttgttcaactgcctataattaatgcacatccacatagtatcatctttctttttcacaaacagaaccggtgcaccccaaggcgacacactaggtctaataaaccctttttcaaggagttcctgaagttgctctttcaattcttttaactcaactGGTGCCAtgtgatacggaggaatagaaatgggctgagtgccatgtaccaagtcaataccgaaatcaatatccctatcgggtggcatacccggcaggtctgcaggaaatacatccgaaaagtctcacacgaccggtactgaatcaataataggagtatctgcatcaacatctctcacaaatatgacaagcatccctttccaaccatacgttgggacttcaaataagaaattaccctgctaggaacaagatctagagaacccctcgattcaacctttggcaaccccggcatcgtcaacgtcacgatttttgcgtgacggtccagaatagcatgacatggagacaaccaatccatacccaggattacatcgaaatcaaccataccgagtaataagagatcaactctagtctccagttccccaatagttaccacacacgaccgatacacacgatccacagtaataatatcgcccaccggtgtagacacaaacaggtgaaactaaggactcacagggaatatctagataatgagaaaaatacgatgatacatatgaataagtggaactagtGTCAAATAATATAGATGCGTCCCTGTGTCACatagaaacaatacatgtgatcactgcgtctgaggCAACAGCATCTGGCGTGGCAGGAAAAGCACAGAATCAAGCCTGcctgccacctgatcggcctccccctcttgggcgatccctagctgcctgacccctaccccgAGATGGCAGGACGGGTGGtataactgctggtgctggtgctgtcggtcgagaactctgttgtgaagccccactcaacagcctagggcactctctcttgaaatgaccaaattcttcgcactcgaaacaacccctcctctgacggaactgcttctcctgataacccgaggaatgAACTGTAGAATCCTAtgcggacgaggcatgatgagaactatgcgctggtagtgcactaaaTGAAGACTGGCATGAGTGAGCATTGTAATAACCATGgatagctgatgcaccacgatgagctggatgaCCCGTCtaagcgtgtctgtaagaacgacccctgcCTCGGTGAAACTGACCCCCTAAAGGAACAACGTTGTAATCACCCGGACCACGAGGCCCcttagtctctctctctctccatgttcctggctacgaaccatctctatctgccgagcaatgtccactacctcatcaaaagtagcaccaaataCTATCTCTCTAGTTATAAGtaaccgcagctgatatgtgaggccataaatgaatctcctaatcctctccctatcagtgggaaccaaccagattgcgtgacgagccaactcagaaaatctcatctcgtaccgcgtcacggacatatcaccctggcaaagctgctcaaactgtctgcacaGCTCTTCTTTGTGGGACTGAagtacgaacttctccaaaaagaccacggagaattgatgccaagtaaggggtgttgcgccaacaggcctacgcctctcgtaagtctcccaccatctaagtgcatccccagaaaactaaaaagttgTGAATGAGACCCCATTGATCTCAAGAACACTTGTTGTCCGAAGTATCCATTGGCACCTATCCataaaatcctgagcatcctctgactcggtaccgctaaatggtggaggtcgaagcctctcaaatctctcaagtctcctctgctcatcgtcTGCCATAATAGGAACTATCGGGGCCTGAGCAgcagcaaccggctgggctggtagtgcccccggtatctgaagtccttATACTACCtagtctggagtacgggcaacaggggtatgagtagctccccagcctgagaagtggcaggtgcggcctgagccgaaaccacctgagcaagaccagtgcaggctgccaatatctgggccaaagtctcctgaatgcatgcaatctcaatgggcacagacggtgcctgagctgatcctgtcggctcaactatatctggaatctgttCCTGAGTTggaacaactggtggtactacaagTGTTGTTctaactgtggtacgagctacaacTCGACCTCTACCTTGGGCccgacctctaccacggccctggcctctcgcggccctaactggtggctgaccgtccgatccggtagtacgtgtcctcaccatctgtgagagaatagaataaccgaaatttagtttccagaatcaacaaattcgcacgacagaatacaagaaagtgaaatttttctaaaggttctgcagcctctcgatgataagtacagacgtctctgtaccgatccgcaagactctactaaacatgctcatgactcatgagacctacataacctaggctctgataccaacttgtcacgacctaaaatcccaacctgtcgtgatgttgcctatctcgatactagccaagccgataatctcaataaccaaaaacttctctttaaggttaaaaatataatatttaaatacaatacaaacactccccaaaacatggtgtcactgagtacatgagcatctaatatgaatacaagtctggaaaatatagtctataatagtctgagaccaaatacagtaaacaaagagatagagaaggagagacaaggtctgcggaacacggcagctacctcaaaatctcctgaaaaccaaccgcgcgaaaggatcaacactcgctatgtccaggaacacctagatctgcacacgaagtgtagggtgtaatatgagtacaatcaactcagcaagtaacaataataaataaggaactgaagatagtaacgagctacacatttatggttcattttcagtaattccagcaaagaatagacatgctatcaaatctggcagtttaatgtcaaatcaatttttttacagttcctgttcatgtaatccgtatatcaacaatctttcagagatttcacaacaatgacagatagcaactaagtgcaacaataaatagaatacaacctcttaggacaacaatctctcactgggctcccagccctcatcactcactctcaatgggtacacgcactcactgggggtttacagactccggaggggctcctacagcccaagcgctataatctgcacggactactcacgtgccataatataaatatctggatccgcactgGCCActtacgtgctgcacggccaactcacgtgctatagtataatataaggatccgaacagccaactcacgtgctgcacggccaactcacatgctatagtataatataaggatctacacggccaactcacgtgttgcactgacaactcacatgctatgatatcaatatctcacaatcaggccctcggcctctctcagtcataaatatctccagtctctcgggctctcattaatcatgaaatcagcccaaacaacaatgatatgatgtatcgataataataacagagactgagataaaacgtgcaagtaaaaactgagactgagtacatatagcatttagcaggcaattcaacaagtacgcgacctctgtgggtcccaacagtactatcacatagcctaagcatgatttctcacatgatttacagtcaaattttatcaacacatagagagcatatagctaacaacaaattattcaactttacagtttttcgggacggaccaagtcataatctcctcggtgcacacccacacgcccgtcacctagcatgtgcatcacctccaaaataatcacatgataccaaaatccgaggtttaataccctcaggacgagatttaaaattgttacttacctcaaaacgtgaaactaTTTACtttgctatgcctttgcctcgcaaatcggcctccgaatgcctcgaatctagtcacaaataattcgtttcaatcaataaaatttattgaaattaatttcataagaaaatactaacttttcataaaaatccgaaatttagctcaaaaattgcccgtggggcccatgtctcggaacccgacaaaagttataaaattcaaaagcccattcaaccacgagtctacccataccaattttactaaaatccgacctcaacttgaccctcaaaactacaaatcttatttccaaatttctaagttccaatctccgatttacacctcaaaatcatgtaatctagtcggattattggatgataattcaatattatggagtacaAATGATCACAAGGAACTTAtctcaagtttttcttgaaaatatatcaaaaattgcctctccttaagctccaatttgtcaaaaatggcgaatgggacgaagtccatatttttataattctgcccagacaacctcagttctgcctcgatcttggccttcgatcttggccttcgatcgaggtcctcaaTCCTAGGCCTCGATCCTCGGCTTCGATCCTAGTCCTCGATCCTaagcctcgatcgtggcttcgatcctgatcctcgatcatggccctcgaccctagccttcgatc
This DNA window, taken from Nicotiana tabacum cultivar K326 chromosome 4, ASM71507v2, whole genome shotgun sequence, encodes the following:
- the LOC107792404 gene encoding uncharacterized protein LOC107792404 — protein: MSVLCGLPPLLECVYCVACARWAWKRCLHSAGHDSETWGLATAEEFEPVPRLCRYILAVYEDDLRQPQWEPPEGYGINPDCLIVKKNYPDTGGRVPPYLLYLDHEHADIVLAIRGLDLAKHSDYAVLLDNKLGKRKYDGGYVHNGLLKAAGLVLNTECEILRQLLEKYPNYTLTFTGHSLGSGVAALLTMVVAQNRDRLGNIDRKRIRCFAIAPARCMSLNLAVRYADVINSIVLQDDFLPRTATPLEDIFKSLFCLPCLLCLRCMRDTCISEEKMIKDPRRLYAPGRLYHIVERKPFRCGRFPPVVRTAVPVDGRFEHIVLSCNATSDHAIIWIEREARRALKLMEERDHVMEIPAKQKMERQQTLTRGHGEEHKAALQRAVTLAVPHAFSPSHYGTFDGKEDEHSDKSVGDSSTGSSTKSKNKDNWEELIERLFEKDESGHMILKKPQ